The following are encoded together in the Pseudoalteromonas shioyasakiensis genome:
- a CDS encoding pyridoxal-dependent decarboxylase, exosortase A system-associated, translating into MSEFDRLSRLTQTNNQLLMAGKTVEQIKQIAPCFPCYVYEREAITRQINYVKQHLPRQVKLHYAIKANPMPALVCHIAQYVDGLDVASHREMMLALSTGMSADKISFAGPAKSQQELAAAIAAGVVLHVESVTELQRIALCAEVMATCAKVAIRVNPDFTLKGAGMKMSGGAKPFGIDAELCAQVIRQFNNDLIEVIGLHIFSGSQTLSEEHLSSMQRQTLALAVKICTEAELIPKQINIGGGFGIPYFSRETALDLPLICQALQCHLATLPECLAEVEIHLELGRYLVAEAGTYLCEVTDKKISRGQTFLMTNGGMHHHLANSGNFGQVVRKNYPVILANRVECSDVEQVEICGPLCTPLDIVAAKVTLPKAEIGDVIAVLQSGAYGASASPCNFLSHPEVTELLL; encoded by the coding sequence ATGAGTGAATTTGACCGCTTGTCTAGACTAACTCAAACTAATAATCAATTGTTAATGGCGGGTAAGACTGTCGAACAAATCAAACAAATAGCACCTTGCTTCCCTTGTTATGTATACGAAAGGGAAGCAATTACCCGCCAGATAAATTATGTAAAACAGCATTTACCTCGTCAGGTTAAGTTACATTACGCGATAAAAGCGAACCCCATGCCAGCTCTGGTTTGTCATATAGCCCAATATGTAGATGGTCTCGATGTGGCATCTCATCGGGAAATGATGTTGGCTTTGTCTACCGGTATGTCCGCTGATAAGATAAGCTTTGCTGGGCCTGCAAAGTCGCAACAAGAGCTAGCCGCTGCCATTGCAGCAGGTGTTGTGCTTCACGTTGAATCGGTGACTGAGTTACAGCGAATTGCTCTATGTGCCGAAGTCATGGCGACTTGTGCTAAAGTGGCAATACGAGTTAATCCGGACTTTACCTTGAAAGGTGCGGGCATGAAAATGTCCGGCGGTGCGAAGCCTTTTGGTATAGATGCTGAACTATGTGCCCAAGTAATACGTCAATTTAATAATGATCTTATTGAAGTGATCGGGCTGCATATTTTTAGCGGTTCGCAAACGCTTAGTGAAGAACACCTCAGTTCAATGCAACGGCAAACCTTAGCTCTCGCGGTAAAAATATGCACTGAAGCCGAATTGATACCTAAGCAAATTAACATAGGTGGAGGATTCGGTATCCCTTATTTTTCCAGAGAAACCGCGCTAGACCTCCCTCTTATTTGTCAAGCTTTGCAGTGCCATTTAGCGACACTGCCAGAGTGTTTAGCGGAAGTTGAGATTCACTTGGAGTTGGGGCGTTACTTGGTCGCAGAAGCGGGGACTTACTTGTGTGAAGTGACAGATAAAAAAATATCTAGAGGGCAAACGTTTTTGATGACAAATGGTGGGATGCATCACCATTTAGCGAACTCTGGAAACTTTGGTCAAGTAGTGAGGAAAAACTATCCTGTGATCCTTGCCAATCGCGTTGAGTGCAGTGATGTTGAACAAGTGGAAATTTGCGGCCCTTTATGCACGCCCTTGGATATAGTAGCGGCAAAAGTAACTTTGCCGAAAGCTGAAATAGGCGATGTAATTGCAGTTCTACAATCCGGTGCCTATGGTGCTAGTGCAAGCCCATGCAACTTCTTGAGCCACCCTGAAGTGACGGAGCTTTTACTTTAA
- a CDS encoding DUF6892 domain-containing protein encodes MDNNLKLLALGSLYYDDNEIKKQIDAIDEQNLDKLVFGENPKYEWFDCIPEIEKQLLAINITEKQFEKITLLSGECCKTHHLIMPNLDGEGNEFAIKSFSGVEIMVNLKKLEFLDFTYAKDIERLFQLGIEEIDEYCGLSDDHKRVFIDMGVKVS; translated from the coding sequence ATGGATAACAATTTGAAATTATTAGCTCTAGGTAGTTTGTACTATGATGATAATGAAATAAAAAAACAAATAGATGCTATTGATGAACAAAACTTGGATAAGTTGGTATTCGGAGAGAATCCAAAGTATGAATGGTTTGATTGTATTCCTGAGATAGAAAAGCAGTTACTTGCAATTAATATAACTGAGAAACAATTTGAAAAAATTACTCTTCTCTCTGGGGAGTGTTGTAAAACTCATCACCTAATTATGCCTAATTTGGATGGAGAAGGAAATGAGTTTGCAATCAAGTCATTTTCAGGTGTAGAAATAATGGTAAATTTAAAGAAGCTAGAATTTCTTGATTTCACTTATGCAAAAGATATCGAGAGACTATTTCAACTTGGTATTGAAGAAATAGATGAGTATTGCGGTTTGAGTGATGATCATAAAAGAGTATTTATTGATATGGGAGTAAAGGTAAGCTAA
- a CDS encoding NYN domain-containing protein: protein MIDINSEKKIAVLIDAENAQYAVLDYVLKELSKHGHILVKKAYADWSSGCLKNWKQPLNELAINPIQQFSYTQGKNSSDAAMIIDAMDLLYSDKYDAFALISSDSDFTKLASRLKESEIYVFGVGEKKTPIAFRNACDDFIYTEVLKDRYAIKEETSMQSTVILKKPESRELRNKLRGDTKLVNTLRGAASEYQDENGWSLLATCGSLIKRQYPDFSPKNYGFNTLTQLIEATELFEVDRRDPGSGIVDVYIRDQRKAA from the coding sequence TTGATAGATATAAATTCAGAAAAGAAGATAGCGGTTCTCATTGATGCTGAAAACGCGCAATATGCCGTTTTAGATTATGTACTAAAAGAGCTTTCTAAGCATGGACATATATTAGTTAAAAAAGCTTATGCGGACTGGAGCTCCGGCTGTTTGAAAAACTGGAAGCAACCACTAAACGAACTTGCTATAAATCCAATTCAACAATTTTCCTATACACAAGGCAAAAACTCATCTGATGCTGCAATGATTATTGATGCGATGGATTTACTTTATTCTGATAAGTATGATGCCTTTGCCTTAATTAGTAGTGACAGTGATTTCACTAAACTTGCATCTAGGTTAAAGGAATCTGAGATTTATGTATTTGGTGTTGGTGAAAAGAAAACGCCAATTGCATTTAGAAATGCATGTGATGACTTTATTTATACCGAAGTATTGAAAGATCGTTATGCGATTAAAGAAGAAACCTCAATGCAAAGTACAGTGATACTCAAAAAGCCCGAGTCTAGGGAATTACGTAACAAGTTAAGAGGTGATACCAAACTTGTAAATACTCTCCGCGGAGCGGCAAGTGAATATCAAGATGAAAATGGTTGGTCACTGCTAGCTACTTGTGGAAGCTTAATCAAGCGACAGTATCCAGACTTTAGTCCAAAAAACTATGGTTTCAATACACTAACTCAGTTAATTGAAGCCACAGAGTTATTTGAGGTAGATCGTAGGGATCCTGGTTCTGGTATCGTTGATGTCTATATCCGAGACCAGAGAAAAGCTGCTTAA
- a CDS encoding CvfB family protein, producing the protein MSILGTTQTLFVNEMSNEGAYLDGRDLGEVFLPSKEIDYELEAGDSVQVFIYLDHAGHPTGTTKKPLAEVGEFALLRVKAINSTGAFLDWGLEKDVLAPYNEQKPKMKDGFSYLVRLYLDNASQRICASSNFNKFLSKDEPTYSVMEEVDLIVAGKTDLGYKVLVNEAHIGVVYYNTVFKKLFVGQRLKGFIQKVREDGKIDVLLEKPGMGKVNDLGEKILAKLKTEGGVLHLGDKSDPEAIKKTFSTSKANYKKAIGGLFKQGLIEIEATSIRLK; encoded by the coding sequence ATGAGTATTTTAGGAACCACACAAACCCTTTTCGTTAACGAAATGTCTAACGAAGGTGCTTATTTAGATGGCCGTGATTTAGGCGAAGTATTCTTACCAAGCAAAGAAATTGATTACGAACTAGAAGCTGGCGACAGCGTGCAAGTATTCATTTACTTAGATCACGCAGGTCACCCAACCGGCACAACAAAAAAACCTTTAGCTGAAGTGGGCGAATTTGCCCTACTACGTGTTAAAGCAATCAACAGCACCGGTGCGTTTTTGGATTGGGGTCTCGAAAAAGACGTACTTGCGCCATACAACGAACAAAAGCCAAAAATGAAAGACGGCTTTTCGTATCTTGTACGTTTATATCTCGATAATGCCAGCCAACGTATTTGTGCATCGAGCAACTTTAATAAGTTTTTATCGAAAGATGAACCAACTTACTCTGTAATGGAAGAAGTTGATCTAATCGTTGCCGGTAAAACAGACCTAGGTTACAAAGTACTCGTAAACGAAGCCCATATTGGTGTGGTTTACTACAACACCGTATTTAAAAAGCTATTTGTTGGCCAACGCTTAAAAGGCTTTATTCAAAAAGTACGTGAAGACGGTAAAATTGATGTACTACTTGAAAAGCCAGGCATGGGCAAAGTGAACGACTTAGGCGAAAAAATCTTAGCTAAATTAAAAACCGAAGGCGGCGTACTTCACCTAGGTGATAAGTCAGACCCAGAGGCAATTAAAAAGACTTTCTCTACCAGTAAAGCAAACTACAAAAAAGCCATTGGCGGTTTGTTTAAGCAAGGTTTGATCGAGATTGAAGCAACGTCGATTAGATTGAAGTAA
- a CDS encoding DEAD/DEAH box helicase yields the protein MHFTELGIDTRLEKQLAHQGITQPTDIQAHAVPTAIAGHDIFAQSKTGSGKTLAFLLPAVQRVMKQKALSKRDPRVLIVAPTRELATQVYSQLRLLIAGTNISAVKVLGGENFNDQIKALRKDPHFVVGTPGRLADHISQRSLQLSGLELLIFDEADRILDLGFTEQVKMINELADHRLRQTLLFSATLDHAQVDALSRNLLRSPKQILLSASNEQHSDITQQLYLADHLDHKEALLEHFVKQDNVGQCIIFTATRADTQRLSQLLNDKGYKAQALAGDLTQAKRLEIMDAFSRENFKILITTDVASRGLDLLSVTHVINFDLPKHAEEYVHRIGRTGRAGFKGTAISLVGPKDWPSYKAIKAFLNDELSFFTVDGLVGKFKGLREKKPNTVWKKAETKVAAKPAKPKRKAAPKKPKAPIQAPIDIDGFAPMRRKKKPEQE from the coding sequence TTGCACTTTACTGAACTTGGGATTGATACACGCCTCGAAAAACAACTTGCGCATCAAGGCATCACCCAGCCCACTGACATTCAAGCTCACGCGGTACCAACAGCTATCGCAGGCCATGATATTTTTGCACAGTCAAAAACAGGATCGGGCAAGACGCTGGCGTTTTTATTACCTGCTGTACAGCGTGTGATGAAACAAAAAGCACTCAGTAAACGCGACCCTCGCGTTTTAATCGTTGCGCCTACCCGCGAATTAGCAACCCAAGTGTATAGCCAATTAAGGTTATTAATTGCTGGTACAAATATCAGTGCTGTAAAAGTACTGGGTGGCGAAAACTTTAATGACCAAATTAAAGCGCTTCGTAAAGACCCACATTTTGTGGTGGGTACTCCGGGTCGCTTAGCTGACCATATAAGTCAACGCTCATTACAGCTTTCAGGCTTAGAGCTTTTAATTTTTGATGAAGCTGACCGTATTTTAGATTTAGGCTTTACCGAACAAGTTAAAATGATTAACGAACTTGCTGATCACCGTTTACGCCAAACATTATTGTTTTCAGCAACCCTTGACCATGCACAAGTTGATGCTCTGTCACGTAACTTATTGCGTTCACCAAAACAAATTCTGTTAAGTGCTTCGAACGAGCAACATAGTGACATTACTCAGCAGCTTTATTTAGCTGATCATCTAGATCACAAAGAAGCCCTACTTGAGCACTTTGTAAAACAAGACAATGTTGGCCAATGCATTATTTTCACCGCAACACGTGCCGACACTCAGCGTTTAAGCCAGCTGTTAAACGATAAAGGCTACAAAGCGCAAGCGCTTGCGGGTGACTTAACTCAGGCCAAGCGCCTTGAAATCATGGACGCCTTTAGTCGTGAAAACTTTAAGATTTTGATCACCACCGATGTTGCATCACGTGGTCTTGATTTATTGAGCGTGACCCACGTAATTAACTTTGACCTACCAAAACATGCTGAAGAATATGTGCACCGTATTGGTCGTACTGGTCGCGCGGGCTTTAAAGGAACTGCTATTTCGTTAGTGGGCCCGAAAGATTGGCCAAGCTACAAAGCAATTAAAGCATTTTTAAATGATGAATTAAGCTTTTTCACCGTTGACGGCCTTGTTGGTAAATTTAAAGGTTTGCGTGAGAAAAAACCAAACACAGTTTGGAAAAAAGCAGAGACAAAAGTGGCTGCTAAACCTGCAAAACCAAAACGCAAAGCAGCCCCTAAAAAGCCAAAAGCCCCTATTCAAGCACCAATTGATATAGATGGTTTTGCTCCAATGCGCCGTAAGAAAAAGCCAGAACAGGAATAA
- the trhO gene encoding oxygen-dependent tRNA uridine(34) hydroxylase TrhO, protein MTAVHKDNVTSEHFVVCALYKFVALPDFEAIRQPLLKVMEDNEVRGTLLLAAEGINGTVSAKREGIDNLLAWLDSQPNLDNIVTKESYDDECPFYRTKVKLKKEIVTMGVEGIDPREVVGTYVKPAEWNALISDPEVILIDTRNDYEIEIGTFQNAVDPNTKTFREFPAWAKENLDPEKHKKVAMFCTGGIRCEKSTAYMKEQGFDEVFHLEGGILKYLEEVPKEETMWEGECFVFDNRVAVNHDLQKGSYDQCHACRMPITEEEKQKPEYMEGVSCHHCHDSLTEEQRARFAERQKQIELAQARGEGHIGNEAQEVLRKRKEAKKAQKEAQRQQ, encoded by the coding sequence ATGACTGCTGTTCATAAAGACAATGTAACTAGCGAGCACTTCGTTGTTTGCGCACTTTACAAATTTGTAGCCCTTCCTGATTTTGAAGCTATTCGCCAACCACTACTAAAAGTAATGGAAGACAATGAAGTACGCGGTACTTTGTTACTTGCGGCTGAAGGTATCAACGGTACTGTTTCTGCTAAACGTGAAGGTATCGATAACCTACTTGCATGGTTAGATTCACAACCAAACCTAGACAACATCGTGACTAAAGAGTCATACGATGATGAATGCCCGTTCTACCGTACTAAGGTAAAACTGAAAAAAGAAATCGTAACTATGGGTGTTGAAGGTATCGATCCACGTGAAGTAGTGGGTACATACGTAAAGCCAGCTGAATGGAATGCATTAATTTCAGACCCTGAAGTGATTCTTATCGATACGCGTAACGATTACGAAATCGAGATCGGTACTTTCCAAAATGCGGTTGATCCAAACACTAAAACATTCCGTGAATTCCCTGCGTGGGCGAAAGAAAACCTAGACCCAGAAAAGCACAAGAAAGTTGCTATGTTCTGTACCGGTGGTATTCGCTGTGAAAAATCAACTGCGTACATGAAAGAGCAAGGCTTTGACGAAGTATTCCACCTTGAAGGCGGTATTCTTAAGTATTTAGAAGAAGTACCAAAAGAAGAAACCATGTGGGAAGGTGAGTGTTTTGTATTCGATAACCGTGTTGCGGTAAATCACGACTTACAAAAGGGTTCTTACGACCAATGTCACGCGTGTCGTATGCCTATTACTGAAGAAGAAAAGCAAAAGCCTGAATACATGGAAGGTGTATCGTGTCATCACTGTCACGACAGCCTAACAGAAGAGCAACGTGCACGTTTTGCTGAGCGTCAAAAGCAAATCGAATTAGCACAAGCACGTGGCGAAGGCCACATCGGTAACGAAGCGCAAGAAGTTCTTCGTAAGCGTAAAGAAGCTAAAAAAGCGCAAAAAGAAGCACAGCGCCAACAGTAA
- a CDS encoding efflux RND transporter periplasmic adaptor subunit has translation MTIGKLHTWTLIACISCVSVAEAANVVVESVSVEKSKQQIKAVGNAEAIHSVILYPAVGDRVTAVYFKPGDNVAKGDLLLELDSRRQKAALIEAEITLKDAERTMKRLEESHARGAVPQSDLDDAKTLYELAKVQLMQAKTEREDREVRAPFSGVMGLTDVEVGDRITTQTAIATIDDISELYINFNAPEAAISVLKQKSSVEVVPWLGDKAYTAKVAELDSRINAQTRTLRTKAKLDNNAQQFMPGMSFRVHINILGEELAVVPEAAMMWGAAGPYVWKSVDKKATRVDVKIEQRLAGRLLVSGGLNEGDLLVTEGVQRLRPNQELNFINEVQLAKE, from the coding sequence TTGACAATTGGCAAATTACATACATGGACTTTAATTGCCTGTATTAGTTGTGTTTCCGTCGCTGAGGCGGCTAATGTAGTTGTAGAATCAGTGTCTGTTGAAAAGTCTAAACAACAGATAAAAGCCGTGGGTAATGCTGAAGCGATTCACTCAGTTATTCTTTACCCAGCCGTTGGAGACAGAGTCACTGCTGTTTACTTTAAACCAGGCGATAACGTTGCCAAAGGTGACTTACTATTAGAGCTTGATTCCCGTAGACAAAAAGCAGCGTTGATCGAAGCTGAAATTACTTTAAAAGATGCTGAGCGTACCATGAAAAGGCTTGAAGAAAGCCACGCCCGTGGTGCGGTACCGCAAAGTGATTTAGATGATGCGAAAACGCTTTATGAGCTAGCAAAAGTCCAGTTAATGCAAGCCAAAACAGAGCGTGAAGACCGCGAAGTTCGCGCTCCTTTTAGTGGTGTTATGGGTTTAACTGACGTCGAAGTAGGCGACAGGATCACAACCCAAACAGCCATTGCCACTATCGATGATATTTCTGAGCTTTATATCAATTTTAATGCCCCAGAGGCCGCTATCTCAGTGCTTAAGCAAAAATCTTCGGTCGAAGTGGTGCCTTGGTTAGGCGATAAAGCTTACACGGCTAAGGTGGCAGAGCTTGATTCGCGTATTAATGCGCAAACCCGCACTCTTAGAACTAAAGCCAAACTTGATAATAATGCCCAGCAATTTATGCCGGGTATGAGCTTTCGTGTGCACATAAATATTCTAGGTGAAGAGCTTGCCGTAGTACCCGAAGCTGCCATGATGTGGGGCGCAGCAGGCCCTTACGTATGGAAGAGCGTCGATAAAAAAGCAACTCGCGTTGATGTTAAAATTGAGCAGCGTTTAGCTGGGCGTTTGTTAGTCTCTGGTGGCTTAAATGAAGGCGATTTATTGGTGACAGAAGGAGTTCAGCGCCTAAGACCTAATCAAGAGCTTAATTTCATCAATGAAGTGCAGCTAGCCAAGGAGTAA